In the uncultured Methanobacterium sp. genome, one interval contains:
- the katG gene encoding catalase/peroxidase HPI — MNKKGKMTASGGTTNLEWWPNRLNLDILRQHSEKSNPMDESYSYPREFESLDLEAVKKDLYELMTDSQEWWPADFGHYGPLFIRMAWHSAGTYRVGDGRGGGGHGNQRLAPLSSWPDNTNLDKARRLLWPLKQKCGRKISWADLMILAGNVALESMGFEIFGFGGGREDIWEPEKDIYWGSEKEWLGGERHEKGSDLDKPLAAIEMGLIYVNPEGPDGKPDPLAAADDIRESFARMAMNDEETVALIAGGHAFGKTHGAGDPKYVGPEPEAAPIEEQGLGWKSSYKTGKGNDTITGGPEVIWTNTPTAWDNNFFRILFESEWELEKSPAGAYQWKPKGGAGKDTVPDPHDPGKRRTPGMLTTDLSLRFDPEYEKISRRFYENPDELANAFARAWFKLTHRDMGPKTRYLGPEVPDEDLIWQDPIPPVDHELVNEEDIQNLKDKILASDLSVQELVATAWASASTFRGSDKRGGANGARIRLAPQKDWEVNQPDQLKKLLKTLEGIQSKFNQARSGNKKVSMADLIVLAGCAGIEQAARNAGQEVTVPFTPGRMDALEEQTDADSFAVLEPVADGFRNYQMMQTEERAEELLVDRAQLLTLTIPEMTVLIGGLRVLDANFKQSPHGVFTQTPGALTNDFFVNLLDMQTEWKATEDENVFEGSDRETGKSKWTATRVDLVFGSNSELRAVAEVYASADAQDKFLKDFVRAWDKVMNLDRFDLV; from the coding sequence ATGAATAAAAAAGGCAAAATGACGGCTAGTGGTGGTACTACAAACCTTGAATGGTGGCCCAATCGGTTGAATCTTGATATCTTACGCCAGCATTCAGAAAAATCCAATCCAATGGATGAAAGTTACAGCTACCCTCGTGAATTTGAGAGTCTAGACCTGGAGGCGGTGAAGAAGGACCTCTATGAACTCATGACTGATTCACAGGAATGGTGGCCTGCAGACTTTGGCCACTACGGGCCCCTCTTCATCCGTATGGCCTGGCACAGCGCCGGAACCTACCGTGTGGGAGACGGCCGTGGAGGTGGAGGTCATGGTAACCAGCGTTTAGCACCTTTAAGCAGCTGGCCCGACAACACCAACCTGGACAAGGCCCGCCGGCTACTCTGGCCCCTCAAACAAAAATGCGGCCGGAAAATTTCCTGGGCTGATCTGATGATCCTGGCTGGAAACGTGGCCCTGGAATCCATGGGTTTTGAGATCTTCGGCTTCGGTGGAGGACGTGAGGATATCTGGGAACCGGAAAAGGACATCTACTGGGGTTCCGAGAAGGAATGGCTGGGCGGAGAACGCCACGAAAAGGGCAGTGACCTGGACAAACCACTGGCTGCCATTGAAATGGGGTTAATCTACGTAAACCCCGAAGGACCTGATGGTAAACCAGACCCCCTTGCTGCAGCAGATGATATCAGGGAGAGTTTTGCCCGTATGGCCATGAACGATGAGGAAACAGTGGCCCTCATTGCCGGTGGACATGCCTTCGGTAAAACCCATGGTGCCGGGGACCCCAAGTATGTGGGACCCGAACCAGAGGCTGCACCAATCGAAGAACAGGGCCTGGGCTGGAAGAGCAGCTACAAAACAGGGAAAGGAAACGACACCATCACCGGAGGCCCGGAAGTTATCTGGACCAACACACCCACTGCCTGGGACAACAACTTCTTCCGGATCCTGTTCGAATCCGAATGGGAGCTTGAAAAGAGCCCGGCAGGTGCCTACCAGTGGAAACCCAAAGGTGGTGCAGGTAAAGATACGGTACCCGATCCCCACGACCCCGGAAAACGCCGCACTCCGGGTATGTTAACCACGGATCTCTCGTTACGTTTTGACCCGGAATACGAGAAGATCTCAAGGCGTTTCTATGAGAACCCGGATGAACTTGCCAATGCATTTGCCAGGGCCTGGTTCAAATTAACCCACCGGGACATGGGCCCCAAAACCCGTTACCTCGGCCCGGAAGTACCAGACGAGGACCTCATCTGGCAGGACCCCATACCTCCAGTGGACCATGAGCTCGTGAATGAAGAGGACATCCAGAACCTCAAGGACAAAATACTGGCTTCAGATCTCTCCGTACAAGAGCTGGTCGCCACTGCCTGGGCATCAGCATCCACCTTCCGTGGTTCAGACAAGCGTGGAGGTGCCAATGGTGCCCGAATCCGCCTGGCACCACAGAAGGACTGGGAAGTCAACCAGCCAGACCAGCTGAAGAAATTGCTCAAAACCCTGGAAGGCATCCAGAGCAAGTTCAACCAGGCGCGATCCGGTAACAAGAAGGTTTCAATGGCTGACCTCATTGTACTGGCAGGTTGTGCTGGTATTGAACAGGCTGCCAGAAATGCAGGCCAAGAGGTGACTGTGCCTTTCACGCCTGGAAGAATGGATGCCCTGGAGGAGCAGACTGATGCAGATTCCTTTGCGGTGCTTGAACCGGTTGCCGATGGTTTCAGGAACTACCAGATGATGCAAACCGAAGAAAGAGCAGAGGAGTTACTGGTGGATAGAGCTCAACTTTTAACCCTGACCATTCCAGAGATGACAGTCTTAATTGGTGGTTTAAGAGTCCTGGATGCCAACTTCAAACAGTCACCCCACGGAGTCTTCACCCAGACACCAGGGGCACTTACCAATGATTTCTTCGTGAACCTGCTGGACATGCAAACCGAATGGAAGGCAACCGAAGATGAAAACGTGTTTGAGGGAAGTGATAGAGAAACTGGCAAATCCAAATGGACTGCTACTCGTGTGGACCTCGTCTTTGGTTCAAACTCTGAACTCAGGGCAGTGGCAGAAGTTTACGCATCTGCTGATGCCCAGGATAAGTTCCTCAAAGACTTTGTAAGGGCCTGGGATAAGGTTATGAACCTGGACCGGTTCGACCTGGTCTGA
- a CDS encoding magnesium transporter: protein MKWTEKLLKRIGGYTHIILDWMVNLAVLVSKRSLKILKIPFIISGKINSFFRDVSRVLGETFTALFICAIGDLIAGILLSGMTGTLEMLPGLLVLIPGAIGMRGNIFGALGSRLGSNLHIGTLTPELKRSPILNQNIASAMILTIIMSIFLAFAAKAFCMLLGFSSISLAEFTVISVLGGIFSGALLLPATILISIKSYENGWDPDNVTTPLIAASGDLFTIPSILLAVYILLAIRNGYVETVLFILFIIIGIMGFVYGIKRGTHLKKIIIHSTPTLFLSSIFGTTAGTILNGSFSTILSNPSILALVPLFSGESGDLVSILGARLSSGLHIGSIESSLRPSGGALRNFAIIIILAVIIYPLIGVLAYMGSFLTGAESIALGKMIFISTSAGLMLTPFMLLIAFYLNAMSYRKGLDPDNIVIPLSTSLTDPVANTFLVMMVIFTLGITL from the coding sequence GTGAAATGGACGGAGAAACTACTGAAGAGGATTGGCGGATATACCCATATCATTCTGGATTGGATGGTAAACTTAGCAGTCCTAGTTTCAAAAAGGTCTCTGAAAATTCTAAAGATACCATTCATCATTAGCGGTAAGATCAATAGCTTTTTCCGTGATGTTTCACGGGTATTAGGGGAAACATTCACTGCTCTTTTTATATGTGCCATTGGTGATCTCATTGCAGGTATACTTTTAAGTGGTATGACCGGTACCCTGGAAATGTTACCTGGCCTTCTTGTACTAATTCCAGGTGCAATTGGGATGCGGGGAAACATATTCGGTGCACTGGGGTCACGGTTAGGTTCCAACCTCCATATTGGTACTTTAACCCCAGAACTGAAAAGGTCACCTATCCTAAACCAGAACATCGCCTCTGCCATGATTTTAACCATTATAATGTCGATTTTTCTGGCATTTGCAGCTAAAGCTTTCTGCATGCTACTTGGATTTAGTAGTATCAGTCTTGCAGAATTCACAGTCATCTCGGTTCTGGGTGGGATATTTTCAGGGGCACTGCTTCTACCTGCCACCATCCTTATTTCCATTAAAAGTTATGAAAATGGATGGGACCCGGATAATGTAACCACACCCTTAATTGCAGCTTCCGGGGATCTTTTTACCATTCCTTCCATTTTACTCGCAGTTTATATACTCCTGGCCATAAGGAATGGGTATGTGGAAACAGTTCTCTTTATCCTATTTATCATAATTGGAATCATGGGCTTTGTCTATGGAATAAAAAGGGGAACTCACCTGAAGAAGATAATTATTCACAGCACACCCACCCTGTTTTTATCCTCAATCTTTGGAACCACTGCAGGTACCATTTTGAATGGTAGTTTCTCCACCATTTTAAGTAACCCCAGTATCCTGGCACTGGTACCACTGTTTTCTGGAGAAAGTGGGGATCTGGTGAGTATACTGGGGGCCAGGTTATCCTCAGGATTACACATTGGTTCCATAGAGTCTTCTTTAAGACCTTCCGGTGGAGCCTTGAGGAATTTTGCCATAATCATAATTCTGGCTGTGATCATTTACCCATTAATAGGTGTTTTAGCTTACATGGGGTCATTCCTTACCGGTGCTGAATCCATTGCCCTGGGTAAGATGATCTTCATCAGCACCTCAGCCGGGTTAATGCTCACACCATTCATGCTACTAATTGCATTCTACCTTAACGCCATGTCTTACAGGAAAGGCCTTGACCCGGATAACATAGTCATACCATTATCCACCAGTTTAACTGACCCTGTGGCCAACACCTTCCTGGTGATGATGGTTATATTTACACTGGGGATCACCTTATGA
- a CDS encoding Lrp/AsnC family transcriptional regulator, whose protein sequence is MDDVDLAILRSLIKNSRITISQMSKEIDIPDATISNRLKKLETDVIKRYTLIPDWQKVGLEITSIIIIQTESERHELVKEELSRLEKVSEVYSVSGEYDILIKVWVKSIEDLNQLINSKIRSIDGVEDLTEMIVMERVKEDLPTL, encoded by the coding sequence ATGGATGATGTAGATTTAGCTATACTCCGTTCTTTAATTAAAAATTCAAGGATTACCATATCTCAAATGTCAAAAGAGATTGATATTCCAGATGCAACCATATCTAACAGGCTCAAAAAATTGGAAACTGACGTTATAAAACGTTACACTCTGATACCAGACTGGCAGAAAGTTGGCCTTGAAATAACCTCCATAATCATCATTCAGACCGAGTCTGAAAGGCATGAATTAGTTAAAGAGGAACTTTCAAGGCTTGAAAAAGTGTCAGAAGTTTACAGTGTATCTGGAGAATATGATATCCTGATAAAAGTCTGGGTTAAAAGCATTGAGGACTTGAATCAGTTGATCAATTCAAAAATCCGTTCAATTGACGGTGTTGAAGACTTGACAGAAATGATAGTAATGGAAAGGGTTAAAGAAGATCTTCCAACGCTTTAA